The genomic region AACCtttgaagttttttatatactcaccattataaaaaattaactcaaTCTCCTCTTCTGTATCTGGACAGTTATATATCAATTGCTtcaagtatttataaaatttcaatagaaTTTCCCGCTGCATTTCCTCTATTTGTCTTGTTTTTGTGGCTGGAAAATGTAATGTttcgaaaaatgttaaaattggtGTTGCTCCTTCCAATGATATATAATAAAACCGATTATTGATAGGCATCCGAAAACGGTAAACATCATTTTGATACGGACGATATACTCCAGCACGATTCAGACGCACCTCAGATAGTGGCTATTAGAAAATATGAgttcttttatataaataaagaaataacaaGAGTTTATACCATTTAATTACCTCCGCTTTTTCTAAATAAGGACTTTCAAATTTAGACTTAATAAACAATTTGCTTGGTACTAGTATAACCAATCGATGGATTGCAAATTGTACACCATGACTTTGTTCATAGAAATTTATTCGATCGCGTATACCGGTATTATTAGTATGTGCTGGTATAGTTAATTTCAAATATCCATGAAAAAAGTTAGCTGCCATACTTGACGCAGAATCCAAACCGTGATTACCACGTATAAACATTGCATTGTCTAGTGTGCTATGACCCATTTGAGCCAAAGATATTAACCACCAAAGTGGCATAAAGGCGAAAAAAATCGCTGGCGGTATTAAATGCAAGCGTTCCGTAAATTTAATGCGCACTAAAGCTACTACAACAACGCAAAAGAAAACCACTAATGTGGTGGGATTGTAACAATATGCTCGACACAATATTGTCCAAAAACGTTTTTCGGGTAAGtagtgatttttatatttaaagttttccaATAAAGCTTTATAAAATCGAAGAAATAAATCGGCGACAAAGAATGttaccaaaaaatatacaacgttatctgaaaaaataaaatgattagtATATTACTTAAATACCTAAAATACGTACCTATATATCCACCAAACgcacacatttttgttttttttaacctCTTAGGCTGTAATTTACACTTTCTTTTTTCTAAAGTCCGATCAATTTCTTGGGGAACGCAAATTTCTTCTTCATAAACTCTCATAATTCGCGGCTAATACAACTACTAAAAAGagtaaggaaggcctaagttcggCTGCATCTAAATACtttattatctaaaaaaaatatatatatacttatatacatatatactaaagaCGAAAAAATGCAAATCTGCTATATTTCCCCAATTATTGAATTTACTAACTCTATATCTAAGTATTCCCATTAGCTTTACAAACAGCCattggtgaacaaaactattttacctacttatgtaagtatagatatacttatgtatagttTTTGATATTATCGTAAGCTTCCAAGAAAATATCAAAGATTATTTGATATATTAGAAATACTCAGCATAAAAATAGGAATCAATATTTTTGACTTCCTACAGCAATAACATCAGAGATAGAAATAGATGGAAAGGAAAAatagattattaaaagaaaaatagggAATAATGTTGGAACGTCGAAAACTCTTTAGTAAgcctataatatatatttgccTTTCTCTGTAGGATTTTCATTGATGAAAAGctgatatcgaaaagttgaaATGGTTGTTGCATTTCCAGGAGATGAGACAGGTTGTAGCTCCATTTGATATAAaggattttttataaaaacttaattgacGTTTTTGTTGAGAATGTAAAATCAGCTGTCTATAAACTATTGTGAATAACAACCAAATTATTTGGTAATGGATCACTGAATTGTTAAAACCATTAGTAGAagtaagttatatatttaaaaattcatttatattttctgtattaaaaacatttattattatttagaagTAAGAGGAAGTATAATTACGAAGAAGAATTAAATCTGAGGAAATGAAGAGACGTGTGATTGTCAAGAAGGTAAAGTCCAAATAAACAAGTTATTGTAGAAACGACCTTTTGGTCTTGTGGTTTACGCTACaacatatccatacatatgtaaatattatatttttgctatatatttatgtacatacttatgtgtaccCAAGTTGGAAATTGTCCTTTAATTTTCAGTTGCACAAACGGTAATGCTTTGGCTAAAGAGGTGGAgaattcaaaatatgtattatttttaaccTTGCATCAGATTTCTACATGTCAATCAATACCTATGTACATAGATGTTACCACCTAAATCATTTTTCgattaacaaatatatttgtattattactgTTCTGTACGtctgaatatataatatatattctaCTAATTGAGACAACAATGGTCGTGGAGGTATGTGAAATTATATTACCTTCTAAAACATTTTGATAtctcataatatacatataaaactatCTGTATACGCCTCACCCTCACACTCGTAGCATATcctttatattataataatagttAGACTTTAacctatttatactaactaaaaATGTTATGATTTTTGCAAATCCTTAGAAAAAGCTTGCAACCAGCAATTCTAAACGGTCCATCGATGATGGTTCGCCTACAAAATACACGTACACTGGACGAGTGTTGGAATTGATTGAGGCCTATAATGTTGCTGTACAAATTTTATATCCGAAATATCCCTGGTACATATTCCCAGGACATCTGATCTTTGCAATTTATAAACgctatatgaaattttataagGGTAAATTTCGTATGGTACCCATACCAAATGCTTTATACGAATTTTTAATTGCCAATGAACTCATAAAAACGGAGCATATCGCCTTTACACCAAAAGATGTATATGATGAGTATGTAGAATCAGCAGATGTCAATTTAGTCAATTTGGTTATAAATGCTGAGAACGCCCTACATAGCACATCCAAAATGACCAATACGAAAAATGTAAATCATACGTCTGACGATGTTATTAAACAAATGCTTAGCAGTGCGCCACATACAATCGTCGCACAGATACTGCCAACTGTTAACTGTCAATCGAATTGTATATTTGTTAAAGAGAATTTCTATTCTAATTTAATGGATCGGTTTCGTGTAACCAATGATTGCAGCCAACGAACACGCTTCTGGGTACATTTAGAGCACTTAAATGATGAGCAAACGATTCCAAGCATTGCTAGCAAAGCGCATGTCTATTTGTTAAATAGTCCATACGATTTACCTACCGAAGTGTCCGAATTAATACTTAATAATTACTTCAACACGCCTCGACTACTACATCGTGGGCACACATATCGAATTGAGGTTGACGCTCATCTGGTGGGCACTGCAGCCTACGcacattattatttaatttttgcttactTGAAGTGTATTTATTTCCGATGTGCCCATCTGGAGGTAAAAGGCAATGCTTTTGAGATGCAAGCAATTGTTGCTAAGAACTTCACCAACCTGGTACAAGTGCCACATACTCATCATTTTATACCACGACAGCTAATAGACAATATAGCAATTACGCATAATTATCCCACTGGTTTGAGACGTTCATATCACTTATTACGTAACTCAATTGATGCTTTTTTGCCTAAGAAGACTGCATGTTTGTCCTCCAAGCATATTTATCCTTTATTTCTCTTGCAAGGCGAAAGGGGCGCTGGCAAAACGAAATTAACTAATGCAGTTGCTCAAGAGTTAGGCCTACACTTGTTTGGAGTTGACTGTGCTGAAATAGTATCACAAGTACCATCTCATacagaaatgaaattaaaaactgttttcgcAAAAGGTAGCATTAGTGAACCCCTTCTTATATGCTTTCATAACTTTGAGGTAATTTATTTCTGCAAttagaaattcaaaaactaaatttaataattttgtacgCACATTTCAGATATTTGGTATCGATAATGAAGGAAATGAAGATTTACGCTTATTATCCGCATTTCAAGTGCAAATTCATGAATTATTTGCCCACGACCGCAAGCACCCAATTGTTATTGTCGCTTTGACAAATGAAAAGTTTCTCAAACCCATGATTCAACGACTTTTCTTAGAAGTTATATACTTGGAGACACCAACCAAAGACGAACGCTATAACATTTTATGTTGGTTACACACTCGTGAATTATTCAACGATACGATTTTCAATAAGAGGGATATTTCTTCTGTACCACTATTCAGTTTAGAGCAGCGAGATCGTTATATGAAACAAATTTCAGAGAAATGGTGGAATGTGAAATCAATTTTGCGAGAAGTTGCCGACAAATCACAAGGTTTCTTATTAGGCGATTTGGAAATGTTGTATGAAAATGCGGTTCGCGCTTTGCGCAAATGTCGAGAGACTAAATCAAAATCGTGTCTTAAATTGATGCACTTCTCCAAACACCTTAGTGAAATGCAAAACTCTTTTGCTAATAGTCTTGGTGCACCTAAAGTACCCAAAGTACTTTGGTCTGACATAGGTGGCCTATCCAAACTTAAAGATGAGATTCAAAGCAGTATCGGCTTGCCATTGAAACATATGCATTTAATGGGTAAGAATTTAAGACGTTCAGGAATATTACTGTACGGTCCACCAGGAACAGGCAAGACATTGGTTGCCAAAGCAGTTGCGACCGAATGCAATATAAGTTTTCTATCAGTGCAGGGACCGGAgctactaaatatgtatgtcggACAAAGTGAACAAAATGTACGTGAGGTGTTTGAACGCGCTCGTTCCGCAACTCCTTGTGTACTGTTTTTGGATGAACTTGATTCTTTAGCACCGAATCGTGGAGTTGCTGGTGATTCTGGTGGTGTTATGGATCGAGTTGTGTCTCAATTACTTGCTGAAATGGATGCTCTTGGTGATGCTACAAAGCCTGTATTCATATTAGCTGCCACAAATCGTCCAGATCTTATTGACCCGGCATTACTACGTCCAGGTCGTTTTGATAAGCTATTCTATGTGGGTCCATGTACAACAACCGACGATAAAGCTGCTGTTTTGCGTGCACAGACACAGCGTTTTAACTTGGCTAAAAACCTGAATTTGAATGACATTGCTGAATATCTCAAAGGAGACATGTCTGGTGCAGatttatattcaatttgttCGAATGCTTGGCTATCAGCAGTTAGACGTACTGTTGTTAATCATCTCAAAGGTATTCAAACAcgttacttaaataaatattaatatatatgtaatattactACTTACAGAAAATATAAGTACTGAAATTCTAGCAGCTGATAAGGTACTTGTGGAGATGGACGATTTCACGAAGTCTTACAGCAAATTTGTACCATCAATTAGTAAAACCGATTTGGATTATTTTAATCAATTGAAGTCGTCATACggtatataaacatatgaaaattgattggttgtttttatttaataaatattgttcattttgttAACGTTCTTTTATGCAAAGAAAATTGTGTGATTCCCCTTGAGTGAGATTATGAAGACTAGGCCACATATGAACTAACTGTGCAAATTCGACATGTCTCCAAATTTTTCAAACCAACATTTCGATATCTGTTCATATGTTGGTCAAGTgaattacaatatatttagttttacTACTAAAGCAATTCAAATGTTTCAacattattttgttatattagaACAATTGttcttatacatttttgaaaatattttaagttaagattattcactttatttataaatatgtattgttAAAACCGTTTTTGGCGATATgcaatttcgttaaaataaacatgtatatgtgatttttatgtttgtaaatacataaattttgtgcCACCCTTTTCTTAAAGCatagaatattttttcatatatgcaAAGTTGGCATCTCTAGTAACGGATGGGTTGAGAGACCATAGcaggaaaataataaacaatttctaACAGTTTGATCTcacaaaaatcattatttttaaatataaatactataaCACTTTGCTTAActttaaaagttaagaaaatattatggcCAATAGTTACGATATACCAAGTTGGTAAGAATTTGTTAACCacatttttttgatattgtAAAAGCGAAGTGCCGATTTGTACAATACATAGGGCTGGTAAACCCCCCACCGGATTGCATTTGGATGTCCTGAAAGAAGACAAGTTAGTGCAAAAACTAATGGTGGATGAGAAGCGATGCTACCTCTTCGGTCGCAATAGTCAAATGAACGATTTTTGCATTGATCACGCCTCCTGTTCTCGCGTGCATGCCGCGTTCGTGTATCATAAGCACTTGAACATTGCTTATTTAGTAGATTTGGGTtcaagtatatacacatatcaGAATATTCATTGCTTTATGTTATTTGACAAatcttttgaattttcaataGCCCATGGCACATTTATTGGTACATTACGTTTGGAACCTCACAAGCCAACACAGCTACAGATTAATAGCACGTTTCACTTTGGAGCTTCTACCCGACGCTATATTTTAAGAGAACGGCCATCGGCTGGTCAACGCAATAGCATTATGGAAGATTTGCCCATGAATGAGACAAGTGATGGAGCTTTGCTCGGTTTGCCTGAAAGTCAAACCGAATTGGATGTAAGCATATATGTAAAACGTTAAGTGTGAAATAGTTCATTCATTTCTTCTCTATCGACTATTAATAGAATCTTACCGAATATAACACTGCCCACAACCGACGTATTTCTATGTTAGGAATTGCAGATGACAATCTGAGAAAAGTAAGTTACGTCCAAAAACATTTCAGAaatatcttgtttttttttaatatcaatatattttatagcaaaacGCTGCAAAACAAAGTGGACGTAAGCGACGAAATGTAACATTTAACgatgaagaaataataataaacccaGAAGATGTTGATCCAACTGTCGGACGTTTCCGTAATTTAATTCAAACAACAGTGGTGCCTGCGAAACGAGGTCGTTTTGATTCTGGTAATCAAATGGGGATCCAAACATCGCCAAACAATGGAAGCTTGTCTTCTAACAATTCGACTAGTCATCATATGTTCCAACAAAGTTTAGCTGACCTTAAACAACAAGTTGATGCAGTACCATTATCGCCTAATTCTCTCTATCAAGGTCTTCCAGCTTCTATACATGACTCGCACCCAAATCCAAGCTTAAAATTTAACAACAGCAACTCAGATTTTGATATTACACCCATTGCTATGGGCACTAAATTGGGTTTATTGTTGCCTAATCCTGCGCCTGATGTAACTCCAGTCATTGAACCATCACATACTAAGTCATTAGCCGGACACACAGCCTCACAAAAGCTGGGGCAAGTTAATGCAAACAGTGCGCATCTctattatatattattgaaCTCAAATTCATGTTgcctaaatttgttttttcagtACGTTTCGATCCACATGCCGTAGGTGGTGCAGGTTCATCCGAAGGTGGTGTGCATGGaccacaaaagaaaaaatatgccaAGGAGGCATGGCCTGGTCGAAAGCCAATGCTGGGTcaactttaattatttatttgttatatgtatgtacgcaaaAAATGGAAATCACCATTTTTAGTCAAAATAAAGAATTAAGTTGGAAAATaggaattatgtacatatgtcaaaaTTTCATTTCCGGAAAACTATAGCGATTACTATTTGTTAGATATTTAACATCGTTTTGATGGTTTTTCCTTTAgtaatttcgtttatttcgattattttttatatgactacttcatataaaaatttaagtaaaaggGTTtttatacagatatacatatgtatgtatattctattAAAGAATCTTTCAAGGCACCTTATCAGGCATACCCACTCAATACAGTGCTTTTAAAACTCAATTATCAGCTGTTACTTTAGTTGCTAAATTGCACTTGTGAAGAATAAAGTCAAAGCTTTGGCTTACaattattacttaattttttaaatacacagctattaaacaaaatatagaaaacaatataaatacaaaatacgtTAAGGCTTGCAATGTATACAGTACCTGTGATACCTCCTGATCTACGACATGAAGAAACAATCATCCAAGCAGCCATAGCTCTCAGTTGtcttcaaaaaacaataaattctgTATTTGACTGCATTGATAATCGTACCCAACGCAATAATGCCAAAGTACAAGAGTTGAGTACGCGTATTGAACGGGCACAAGCAAAACTACGCAGTTTGGTGGGCACAAAAAAGGCAATCAAAATTTACGCTCCAGCTCGTTTTCCATCAACCCAAGTTTTTTATGATATACCGCAAACCTTCGGTAATTCGGAAACAATGTTGGACGAacatataaataatcaaaaacataaaaaacaattaaattatgaAGTGCACAGCCGTATAGATGCACCTGCAACGCAAGCGTTACAAGAAAAATTGGTTTTCTTTCATGTACGCTATAAGAATATGAATGAATCATTTCCGGGTAATACTGTAGCTACCAACAGAATACATGTAAACAAAAGTTCTGGTATGGGTATAGTACCTGAAAAATTACGATCAGTATCCTCATTGTTACATTGTAATGGCAACGAAATGGTTTACGGTCAAGAAAATGGTGAAAAGGAGGCATGGAAAAAAGctaagctctttaaattacaaCGTCAACGTCAAGATAATACCGAAATTAAGCAACTTTTAGATCCAGCACCCTATTCATTAGCGCATCGCAATCAAAAAACAGATTCTTTAGGAGGCCTTCGCTACACACCACGATTGCATGACGCACCGGAAATCAATCTACCACTTGACTTGCCCGATTTACCTGGTATTGCTGATGATATACAATTTGAGGGTAAAGAGCATCAGCAAATTGCCCCATCTTTATATATCGAAAACTTACCCGATCTGACTGAGTTAGAGGAGGCAGCTACAATTGCGACAAATATATCTAATCCTACTGAAAAACAGGGTATTGCACTTGAACATTCTTCTCAACCGCCGACAACGAATACAGTCCCGGCTCCAATTACAAAAAGTGTACAAGTATCAGTGGCACCAGCACCCCCTCCACCGCCTCCACCACCACCATTACCTCCACCACATACATCGACAACACCAATGCAACATAATGCCAAAAACGAAAACTCGAATTTACAAAACCCTAACACCAATAATGCTCGAACTGAGTTAATGGATGCTATACGAAAAGCGGGTGGTGCAAGTGGTGGTAGATTACGTGCTGCCGCTGCTGCCCCGGTTGATGTAGTCGATACTAAATTACGaaccaaaaataatgaaatcaaaccTATAGCAAGCAAAAGTGGTGGAGGAGATCTCATGGCTGATTTacacaataaattattaatgcGACGTAAGGGCATTTCAGGATCAAAAGACCTGGAAAATAATAACGCTACTAATTCTGTACGCAAAGGAGATACAACTTCTACCGATAATCCAGTTATGTCTCGTTTATCGGCACTAATACCACCACCCACCGGGCGTAAAAACTCTGATGACGACGACGATACCCACGACGAGGACAACGATACAGATTGGGTGGAATAGCAATGGtttatatgtaataatatacaGTAATGTGTGAAGTGTAATAGCTCTTTTACTGCAAAGATTTGATGCCAATTTCAAACCACTTGTGCCTACGTTTAAATTACACAATACTAAAAATGTGTTATCCACAAAATTTGCAAATGTGTATgaacatataaattatttattttttaaattcaaattaacgTTCGATGAAAATAGAATATACATGTTTTTTAAAATGATACATTATAAACATATCCAAAATATAAACGCAATTAATTTACCAtctattttttctacaatattttattcACCTTAGTAAGTACAAGACGCTCTAAATGCTCATCAGTTAGATGTTGACCTTTTTGTCCATTAATTACATTCAGAAATGTGcggaaaaatttttccaatagcATTGAAGTAGCTGGCAAGGTATTGTACTTAAGGAAAACTTTCTTCACAATTGGATACCGATTTAAGCAAGATAAAGTTTTATCATCATCGTGCAAATAACTTGAGAACTCTCTACGTATAGCGATGCATGGTTTATTATCTAATGGCGGATCTATAATAGAATTGTTTGTAATTATTTTGCGCAAGATGGTTTTATCGAAactgacacatacatatgtatatcttgttcattttcttattttaaactCTAAATTCTTGAATAcgttaaattagttttaaaatcaTAACCTTaagataataataaacaaaaattacctTCGTTATCATCCGGATTAAAGCAGAGAAATGAATCTACAGATGGCGGCCGCTGCTCCCTTAAATCCTCTGCCTGTTCATTATCTATATAGAACTCTTGTGCATAGTCTATAAAAAGAAGCATTATCCTATCGGTCGTAATATTGGGTGCTGTCTCACGCAAAGCTTCCACAAAACGCATTTTTACGGCAGGGCAAACTACTGCTGCAATTAAGGCATCGTTGCACTCAGGGGTAACCTCAAAATAGCTTCGTAAACGACACAATAAAGCATCACTCATATTCTGTGCCACAGTATGCAAGTGTTTTATGTGTCTACTttcatgtaattttttcaatttcacctTAATTGTAACAagagatggcagaaaataaccaaaatataaataattgcctTGCTGCAAAAACTCTATAGCATCTGCAATTGGCTTGAGTATCATGCAAAAGTCTTCCAGATATTCTATGTCGATTTGGACTAATTTGGGTTGgtttaaaaaattgcataactcgtttattttgtgtttttctttgaTAAGTTGTGTTAACGATGTATACCATATTGGCCAACGCACATCAGATAGTGGCAAATGGCCTTCAAATAAAAATCTCGCAATTTCATTAGCATCAACATCGCtgcatttgtttaataaaattaaacagctaaaatattttgtaatgttatttaaattaaattagttgaGAGGTTTTGTTATATTAGGAGTAGTCAGGGATTtcatatgaacaatttctttaaaaaattctcTTGAAATTTAAGGTAAATCCGACAAATACTTTTCGAATAATTCTCTAATTAGCAAAGCGTATCGGACGTTCTAAAACGTTCGAGAGCAGGTATCTGCAAGCGAACAGTAAAATTGAGTGTAAAACTTTAaatgatttttctgaaaactatgttttttaaaCCAATAACCACTGTAGCTCGAAAACAGCTCGGTGGATTTTAATGAAGTTTATACAGctgtttttaaaattgaaaaaagggggcctgatcgaaggactTTTTAatctagattttttttaaatggtgtATTTtctccgaaaataaaaaaaatgctgtAGCTGCTGtagattttgttaattaaaaaagctTCGATCAGGCACTAGATTATCTATTAATACAAtacaactatattttttttttgtaatttacagacaaaaaaatttaaatttataatttttttatgtctcTGACTACACCTAACCGTAACCTTATGTAAACTCAATGTAATTACCGCGTTAAGGCATGCTGCAGTCTGTCATGGGACTTCAATATTCTATCGAAATCAAATACTGTCAGTAAATGCAGACTATGCTCACCATGTTTAAATTGCTTCGAAAGTTGATTCAGTAGGCCTTGGGCATTACTATAAGATATATTGAGATCGTCGTTATGGTCATCGGGACAGATGCctttcaagaaaatcgaatatTATGAATTAATACTAGTACGTAATTTCCACTTACttttaatactaaaattatggtaAGTTTGTACGAAATCGCGCACATTATCAATCacattataaattattttttcatcgcTCAAATCGTACTTATTTTGAATTTGCGTTATCACAGCTTCGATTTCCTTGTGAGTGGGTGAGTTACTCAGCTTAACGCAAGCTAAAACAGCCATTTGACGTTTTAATTCATTATCCAACCAAAAAATACTATAGCCAAAATAGTGTGTTTTCCGACTGGTCCATATATCAGCAGCACCGCAAATATACGGTATCTCCTCCAAATTACGCTTAATATTCTCTACGAAGCCGACATGCATATCATCTAAGCGAGCGAGTAACTGCGCACAGGAGCACATTGTTAATCCCGTGTTCCGAAAAAGTTCAACAAAAGATGGTTCTTCTAAAACAGAAACTGGaatatttgataacaaaataaaattcaaaactttttccaCAAACGGTAACTGTGTTTGCTGCCTATTAAGCGAACGTCGGCATCTGGTACTACTGTTGAATTTCTCTTGCAAATACATATTATACTCTTTGAAATGGCATGAACGCAAATGTTGTACAAAATTTGAAGTGACTCTTAGTGGCCCTTTCACGAATTTATCATTGTCGCAGAATTGACAAGCAGCTACAACGCTAATCGAAACGCGATTGCTACTCATATCCTGAAACAAATTGCAAGACTAAAATatggatttacatatattgttaAGATTTCATACTTGTTCgactattttaaaatatttgccatttAATATTGTAGGAATCTCGTTTGGATCACATGTTAATTGGCATGTGCTGACTGTCTCTCTTTTCTCCAGACTTTCTTCCGATATATGTGT from Bactrocera tryoni isolate S06 chromosome 3, CSIRO_BtryS06_freeze2, whole genome shotgun sequence harbors:
- the LOC120770069 gene encoding peroxisome assembly factor 2 isoform X3 — protein: MKRRVIVKKKKLATSNSKRSIDDGSPTKYTYTGRVLELIEAYNVAVQILYPKYPWYIFPGHLIFAIYKRYMKFYKGKFRMVPIPNALYEFLIANELIKTEHIAFTPKDVYDEYVESADVNLVNLVINAENALHSTSKMTNTKNVNHTSDDVIKQMLSSAPHTIVAQILPTVNCQSNCIFVKENFYSNLMDRFRVTNDCSQRTRFWVHLEHLNDEQTIPSIASKAHVYLLNSPYDLPTEVSELILNNYFNTPRLLHRGHTYRIEVDAHLVGTAAYAHYYLIFAYLKCIYFRCAHLEVKGNAFEMQAIVAKNFTNLVQVPHTHHFIPRQLIDNIAITHNYPTGLRRSYHLLRNSIDAFLPKKTACLSSKHIYPLFLLQGERGAGKTKLTNAVAQELGLHLFGVDCAEIVSQVPSHTEMKLKTVFAKGSISEPLLICFHNFEIFGIDNEGNEDLRLLSAFQVQIHELFAHDRKHPIVIVALTNEKFLKPMIQRLFLEVIYLETPTKDERYNILCWLHTRELFNDTIFNKRDISSVPLFSLEQRDRYMKQISEKWWNVKSILREVADKSQGFLLGDLEMLYENAVRALRKCRETKSKSCLKLMHFSKHLSEMQNSFANSLGAPKVPKVLWSDIGGLSKLKDEIQSSIGLPLKHMHLMGKNLRRSGILLYGPPGTGKTLVAKAVATECNISFLSVQGPELLNMYVGQSEQNVREVFERARSATPCVLFLDELDSLAPNRGVAGDSGGVMDRVVSQLLAEMDALGDATKPVFILAATNRPDLIDPALLRPGRFDKLFYVGPCTTTDDKAAVLRAQTQRFNLAKNLNLNDIAEYLKGDMSGADLYSICSNAWLSAVRRTVVNHLKENISTEILAADKVLVEMDDFTKSYSKFVPSISKTDLDYFNQLKSSYGI
- the LOC120770069 gene encoding peroxisome assembly factor 2 isoform X1 codes for the protein MKRRVIVKKKKLATSNSKRSIDDGSPTKYTYTGRVLELIEAYNVAVQILYPKYPWYIFPGHLIFAIYKRYMKFYKGKFRMVPIPNALYEFLIANELIKTEHIAFTPKDVYDEYVESADVNLVNLVINAENALHSTSKMTNTKNVNHTSDDVIKQMLSSAPHTIVAQILPTVNCQSNCIFVKENFYSNLMDRFRVTNDCSQRTRFWVHLEHLNDEQTIPSIASKAHVYLLNSPYDLPTEVSELILNNYFNTPRLLHRGHTYRIEVDAHLVGTAAYAHYYLIFAYLKCIYFRCAHLEVKGNAFEMQAIVAKNFTNLVQVPHTHHFIPRQLIDNIAITHNYPTGLRRSYHLLRNSIDAFLPKKTACLSSKHIYPLFLLQGERGAGKTKLTNAVAQELGLHLFGVDCAEIVSQVPSHTEMKLKTVFAKGSISEPLLICFHNFEIFGIDNEGNEDLRLLSAFQVQIHELFAHDRKHPIVIVALTNEKFLKPMIQRLFLEVIYLETPTKDERYNILCWLHTRELFNDTIFNKRDISSVPLFSLEQRDRYMKQISEKWWNVKSILREVADKSQGFLLGDLEMLYENAVRALRKCRETKSKSCLKLMHFSKHLSEMQNSFANSLGAPKVPKVLWSDIGGLSKLKDEIQSSIGLPLKHMHLMGKNLRRSGILLYGPPGTGKTLVAKAVATECNISFLSVQGPELLNMYVGQSEQNVREVFERARSATPCVLFLDELDSLAPNRGVAGDSGGVMDRVVSQLLAEMDALGDATKPVFILAATNRPDLIDPALLRPGRFDKLFYVGPCTTTDDKAAVLRAQTQRFNLAKNLNLNDIAEYLKGDMSGADLYSICSNAWLSAVRRTVVNHLKENISTEILAADKVLVEMDDFTKSYSKFVPSISKTDLDYFNQLKSSYENCVIPLE
- the LOC120770069 gene encoding peroxisome assembly factor 2 isoform X2 encodes the protein MVVEKKLATSNSKRSIDDGSPTKYTYTGRVLELIEAYNVAVQILYPKYPWYIFPGHLIFAIYKRYMKFYKGKFRMVPIPNALYEFLIANELIKTEHIAFTPKDVYDEYVESADVNLVNLVINAENALHSTSKMTNTKNVNHTSDDVIKQMLSSAPHTIVAQILPTVNCQSNCIFVKENFYSNLMDRFRVTNDCSQRTRFWVHLEHLNDEQTIPSIASKAHVYLLNSPYDLPTEVSELILNNYFNTPRLLHRGHTYRIEVDAHLVGTAAYAHYYLIFAYLKCIYFRCAHLEVKGNAFEMQAIVAKNFTNLVQVPHTHHFIPRQLIDNIAITHNYPTGLRRSYHLLRNSIDAFLPKKTACLSSKHIYPLFLLQGERGAGKTKLTNAVAQELGLHLFGVDCAEIVSQVPSHTEMKLKTVFAKGSISEPLLICFHNFEIFGIDNEGNEDLRLLSAFQVQIHELFAHDRKHPIVIVALTNEKFLKPMIQRLFLEVIYLETPTKDERYNILCWLHTRELFNDTIFNKRDISSVPLFSLEQRDRYMKQISEKWWNVKSILREVADKSQGFLLGDLEMLYENAVRALRKCRETKSKSCLKLMHFSKHLSEMQNSFANSLGAPKVPKVLWSDIGGLSKLKDEIQSSIGLPLKHMHLMGKNLRRSGILLYGPPGTGKTLVAKAVATECNISFLSVQGPELLNMYVGQSEQNVREVFERARSATPCVLFLDELDSLAPNRGVAGDSGGVMDRVVSQLLAEMDALGDATKPVFILAATNRPDLIDPALLRPGRFDKLFYVGPCTTTDDKAAVLRAQTQRFNLAKNLNLNDIAEYLKGDMSGADLYSICSNAWLSAVRRTVVNHLKENISTEILAADKVLVEMDDFTKSYSKFVPSISKTDLDYFNQLKSSYENCVIPLE
- the LOC120770071 gene encoding stimulator of interferon genes protein, whose translation is MRVYEEEICVPQEIDRTLEKRKCKLQPKRLKKTKMCAFGGYIDNVVYFLVTFFVADLFLRFYKALLENFKYKNHYLPEKRFWTILCRAYCYNPTTLVVFFCVVVVALVRIKFTERLHLIPPAIFFAFMPLWWLISLAQMGHSTLDNAMFIRGNHGLDSASSMAANFFHGYLKLTIPAHTNNTGIRDRINFYEQSHGVQFAIHRLVILVPSKLFIKSKFESPYLEKAEPLSEVRLNRAGVYRPYQNDVYRFRMPINNRFYYISLEGATPILTFFETLHFPATKTRQIEEMQREILLKFYKYLKQLIYNCPDTEEEIELIFYNDFKPNGEKQDIGEMLFNHFEKVILSKQSANMTKID